Proteins from a genomic interval of Sinobacterium norvegicum:
- a CDS encoding mechanosensitive ion channel family protein, translated as MTMDIRQFVDFTLVSVGGYDITVGQLIFIPVVFLCGYLLLGWLVRITTAQMQRNEMDANIIQIVRRALYIFGFIILIITALDLMNVPLTAFAFVSGAVAIGLGFGAQNIINNFISGWILIWERPIRINDYIELGETSGSVEEINTRSTRVRRVDGVHLLIPNSKLLEETVVNWTLVDKLLRCIIRVGVAYGSDVEKVRNLLEQAVTDHEFVLSEPAPQIIFEDFGDSSLVFDAYFWVHSVGEKSSRQIRSDIRFSIDSLFRENDIVIAFPQRDIHLDGTLKIQSSRDNNFE; from the coding sequence ATGACGATGGATATTCGACAGTTTGTCGATTTTACGCTTGTCTCTGTGGGCGGCTATGACATCACAGTGGGGCAGCTAATTTTTATACCTGTGGTGTTTTTGTGCGGGTATCTATTATTGGGTTGGTTAGTCCGTATTACTACGGCACAAATGCAACGAAATGAAATGGATGCCAATATCATTCAGATTGTACGGCGTGCTCTGTATATATTCGGCTTTATTATTCTGATCATTACCGCACTTGATTTAATGAATGTGCCATTAACTGCTTTTGCCTTTGTTTCGGGAGCGGTGGCGATTGGTTTGGGTTTTGGTGCACAGAATATTATTAATAATTTTATTAGCGGGTGGATATTGATATGGGAGCGGCCTATCCGTATCAATGACTATATTGAGCTTGGGGAAACAAGTGGTAGCGTTGAGGAAATTAACACACGTTCCACAAGAGTTAGGCGAGTAGACGGTGTGCATTTGCTGATACCCAATTCAAAACTACTCGAAGAAACTGTTGTTAACTGGACACTTGTAGATAAACTGTTGCGATGCATTATTCGAGTTGGCGTAGCCTATGGCTCGGACGTTGAAAAAGTAAGAAACCTACTAGAACAAGCTGTTACAGATCACGAATTTGTTCTCTCAGAGCCCGCACCGCAAATAATATTTGAAGACTTTGGTGATAGCTCTTTAGTTTTTGATGCTTATTTCTGGGTGCATTCAGTAGGGGAGAAAAGTTCACGTCAAATTCGATCTGATATTCGCTTTTCAATTGACAGCTTGTTTCGTGAAAATGATATTGTAATCGCCTTTCCACAGCGTGACATCCATCTTGATGGCACGCTTAAAATACAGTCATCAAGGGATAATAACTTTGAATAG
- a CDS encoding zinc transporter ZntB yields MIEINDPCFVFGLNLDSIGGVTNLNDGAMGNSWIHIDYGHSTANNFLNSLGLPERIVNSLVQPDTRPRTVISKEGALVFIRGINLNPGADPEDMVSLRMWIEEGRLITVRQRPLLSLQDIRSELLSGDGPISIPDLVISIIGRIANRISDYVNGIEDQLEDLEISTQTQHEQGARSRISGIRREIASVRRYLAPQREALDSLYTHSMTSMPEGYPYRLREQMDRMTRYLEDLDLVRERTLVLQEEWMNIAMEQQNSRMYALSIVALIFLPITFVTGIFGMNVAGLPGIENPDAFFMVTGVMTVISIVVIGILKFKRWF; encoded by the coding sequence ATGATAGAAATCAATGACCCATGTTTTGTCTTCGGCCTAAATCTTGATTCAATAGGTGGAGTCACTAATTTAAATGATGGTGCAATGGGGAACAGTTGGATCCATATTGATTATGGTCACTCGACTGCTAATAATTTCCTTAATTCTCTGGGCCTTCCAGAGAGAATAGTTAATTCACTTGTTCAGCCCGATACCCGACCGAGAACGGTGATATCTAAAGAGGGAGCTTTAGTCTTTATAAGGGGAATTAACTTAAACCCTGGCGCAGACCCAGAAGATATGGTTTCTCTTAGGATGTGGATTGAAGAAGGTAGGCTGATAACTGTTCGTCAACGCCCCCTGCTATCGCTTCAGGATATACGTTCTGAATTGTTATCGGGAGATGGGCCAATAAGTATTCCTGACCTTGTTATATCAATTATTGGCAGAATCGCTAATAGGATTTCTGACTACGTAAATGGTATCGAAGATCAGCTAGAAGATTTGGAAATCTCTACACAAACGCAACACGAGCAAGGGGCTAGATCTCGTATCTCCGGTATCCGGCGCGAGATAGCCAGTGTTAGAAGGTATTTAGCACCCCAGCGCGAAGCTCTTGATTCACTATATACTCATTCAATGACTTCGATGCCTGAAGGTTACCCTTATCGGTTGAGAGAACAAATGGACCGAATGACGCGCTATCTTGAGGATCTCGACCTGGTGCGTGAGAGGACTCTGGTATTGCAAGAAGAGTGGATGAATATAGCTATGGAACAGCAAAATTCACGTATGTATGCACTTTCAATTGTTGCCCTGATATTTCTACCGATAACCTTTGTTACCGGTATTTTTGGAATGAACGTAGCGGGCTTGCCCGGCATTGAGAATCCTGATGCTTTCTTCATGGTGACTGGAGTAATGACAGTCATATCGATAGTTGTTATTGGGATTCTAAAATTCAAAAGGTGGTTCTAA
- a CDS encoding ATP-dependent zinc protease family protein → MADKIIIGNIENCDLPELSIFNLQARIDTGAKTSSLHVDNLTRYQQDGKPCVKFDLHPNIHNVDETITCSSPLKDIRRIKSSNGVSEERYVITTLFRLGNESWPIDITLTNRSDMSYLMLFGREGMGDRLLIDPSATFIASSSTTYMMRP, encoded by the coding sequence ATGGCAGATAAGATCATTATTGGTAACATTGAAAACTGCGACCTTCCAGAGTTGAGTATTTTTAACCTGCAAGCGCGTATTGATACTGGCGCAAAAACATCCTCACTGCACGTTGATAATCTCACTCGCTATCAGCAGGATGGAAAGCCTTGCGTAAAGTTCGACCTTCACCCTAATATACATAATGTTGATGAAACCATTACGTGTTCATCGCCGCTGAAGGATATTCGACGTATTAAGTCTTCAAATGGCGTGTCAGAGGAGCGTTATGTTATTACGACTCTTTTTCGGCTAGGTAACGAATCATGGCCCATTGACATCACCCTGACTAATCGGTCTGACATGAGTTATCTCATGTTATTTGGTCGTGAAGGCATGGGAGATCGTTTGTTGATCGATCCATCCGCAACCTTTATTGCTTCTAGCTCTACAACCTATATGATGAGACCCTGA
- the rimK gene encoding 30S ribosomal protein S6--L-glutamate ligase gives MKIGILSRNKNLYSTNRLVEAAKERGHDVRVIDHIRCFMDMGTDNPSIHYKDEEFIPGDFDAIIPRIGASVTFYGTSVVRQFEMMGTYCVNESVAISRSRDKLRSTQLLSRKGVGIPVTAFANSPDDVAGLIREVGGAPLVIKLLEGTQGIGVVLAETKKAAESVIEAFMGVKSNILIQEFIEEAGGSDIRCFVVGGKVIAAMQRTAPEGEFRSNLHRGGSAQLVKLTPQERATAVKAASVMGLNVCGVDLLRSERGPLVMEVNSSPGLKGIEEATGKDVAGMIIECIEKMAKPNKTRTRGKG, from the coding sequence ATGAAAATTGGAATTTTATCGAGAAATAAAAATTTATATTCCACAAACCGTCTCGTAGAGGCAGCCAAGGAGCGTGGTCATGATGTCCGGGTTATTGATCATATTCGCTGCTTTATGGATATGGGTACGGACAATCCTTCGATACACTATAAAGACGAGGAGTTCATTCCTGGTGATTTCGACGCGATCATTCCTCGTATCGGTGCTTCTGTGACGTTTTACGGTACCTCGGTGGTACGTCAATTTGAAATGATGGGTACTTATTGTGTTAATGAATCAGTGGCTATCTCCCGCTCACGCGATAAGCTGCGTTCAACCCAATTACTGTCACGTAAAGGGGTGGGCATACCCGTTACTGCTTTTGCTAATTCACCGGATGATGTTGCTGGTCTCATTAGAGAAGTAGGTGGTGCGCCACTGGTAATAAAGTTACTTGAGGGTACTCAAGGCATTGGTGTTGTATTGGCTGAAACAAAAAAAGCTGCCGAAAGTGTCATTGAGGCGTTTATGGGTGTTAAAAGTAATATCCTAATTCAAGAATTTATAGAAGAAGCTGGTGGTAGCGATATTCGCTGCTTTGTTGTTGGCGGTAAAGTTATTGCCGCTATGCAGCGTACCGCGCCTGAAGGTGAATTTCGATCTAACCTGCATCGAGGAGGTTCGGCACAATTAGTTAAACTGACACCTCAAGAAAGAGCTACCGCTGTTAAAGCTGCAAGTGTGATGGGGTTGAATGTTTGTGGTGTTGATTTACTCCGCTCCGAGAGAGGGCCGCTAGTGATGGAAGTAAACTCTTCCCCCGGGCTGAAAGGTATAGAAGAAGCAACAGGCAAAGATGTTGCCGGTATGATTATTGAGTGTATAGAAAAAATGGCTAAACCCAATAAAACCCGCACGCGTGGCAAGGGTTAG
- a CDS encoding mechanosensitive ion channel domain-containing protein: MFFFILLVTALGFEYAQISIFFSSVFAVIGIALFAQWSMVNGQWSMVNGQWSILSNVTASLIIFFGFPYRVGDRVRIIDKKEDISGVIEEIALFHVLIKRGNELITYPNTLILQKGVIKNPSEGAQSEAHQD; the protein is encoded by the coding sequence GTGTTTTTCTTCATTCTATTGGTGACTGCACTAGGTTTTGAGTACGCTCAAATATCCATATTTTTCTCGTCGGTTTTTGCCGTCATAGGTATTGCGCTTTTTGCGCAATGGTCAATGGTCAATGGTCAATGGTCAATGGTCAATGGTCAATGGTCAATATTGAGTAATGTCACAGCAAGCCTAATCATTTTTTTTGGGTTTCCATATCGGGTTGGCGACCGCGTCAGGATAATAGATAAGAAAGAGGATATCTCAGGCGTCATAGAAGAAATAGCCCTCTTTCATGTTCTGATCAAAAGAGGGAATGAGCTGATTACCTACCCTAATACGTTAATATTACAAAAGGGTGTTATTAAAAACCCTAGCGAGGGTGCTCAATCAGAAGCACACCAAGACTAA
- a CDS encoding glutaredoxin family protein — translation MVKVTLYSGNKCPHCKNAKAYLQQQKIPFVEMNVDSNRRAAKTLQSLGARGVPFLVIGDQTVAGFNPKQIRSAYDQQR, via the coding sequence ATGGTTAAAGTTACCCTCTATAGCGGCAATAAGTGTCCACACTGCAAGAATGCCAAGGCTTATTTGCAGCAGCAGAAAATTCCCTTTGTCGAGATGAATGTCGACAGCAATCGCCGCGCCGCCAAGACCTTGCAATCGCTGGGAGCTCGCGGGGTACCTTTTCTGGTCATCGGCGATCAGACCGTCGCCGGCTTCAACCCCAAGCAAATTCGCTCCGCCTACGATCAGCAACGCTAA
- a CDS encoding NAD(P)/FAD-dependent oxidoreductase, translating to MIRLTQVKLPLDHAAEAIDLGVLKILKIERDELVSVEVFKRAYDARKKANILLIYTLDVVTKRDQQLLKQFDKDNNIRQTPDMSYNFVGHAPAGFDQRPVVIGTGPCGMFVGLILAQMGFKPIILERGKAVRERTKDTWGLWRKRELNTESNVQFGEGGAGTFSDGKLYSQIKDSNHHGRKVLHEFVKSGAPEEILYVSKPHIGTFKLVKMVENMRHEITELGGEIRFSQRVDEVNIDDGKVTGVTLSDGSSIATNHVALAIGHSARDTFEMLKAQGVYIEPKPFSIGFRIEHPQSMIDDCRFGPNAGNEILGAADYKLVHHCDNGRSVYSFCMCPGGTVVAATSEEGRVVTNGMSQYSRNERNANAAIVVGIDPSDFPSDDVLAGIDLQRDLEERAYHLGGGDYTAPGQLVGDFLTGTASTAFGEVEPSYKPGIKLTDMSEVLPAYAIEAIREAIPAMNKKIKGFARADAILTGVETRTSSPISIKRDKSYQSINTAGLYPAGEGAGYAGGILSAAVDGLKVGEAMAKQMLNIG from the coding sequence ATGATTCGTTTAACGCAGGTTAAGCTACCACTCGACCATGCCGCCGAGGCCATTGACCTTGGGGTACTGAAGATACTGAAGATTGAGCGCGACGAGTTGGTGTCTGTTGAGGTGTTCAAGCGTGCTTACGATGCGCGCAAAAAAGCCAATATTTTGCTTATTTATACCCTCGACGTGGTCACCAAGCGCGATCAACAACTGCTGAAACAGTTCGATAAAGATAACAATATTCGTCAGACGCCGGATATGAGCTACAACTTTGTCGGCCATGCGCCAGCTGGTTTTGATCAGCGCCCGGTGGTCATCGGCACCGGCCCCTGCGGCATGTTTGTCGGTTTGATCTTAGCGCAGATGGGTTTTAAGCCGATTATTCTCGAGCGTGGCAAGGCCGTGCGTGAGCGCACCAAAGATACCTGGGGCCTGTGGCGTAAGCGAGAGCTCAACACCGAATCTAATGTGCAGTTTGGTGAGGGCGGCGCTGGTACGTTTTCCGATGGCAAGCTCTACAGCCAGATCAAAGACAGCAACCACCACGGCCGCAAGGTACTGCATGAGTTTGTGAAATCCGGTGCGCCGGAGGAGATTCTCTATGTCTCCAAGCCTCATATCGGTACCTTTAAGTTGGTTAAGATGGTGGAGAATATGCGCCATGAAATTACCGAGCTTGGCGGTGAGATTCGCTTCAGCCAGCGGGTTGATGAAGTCAATATCGACGACGGTAAGGTCACCGGTGTCACCTTGAGTGATGGTTCGTCGATTGCGACCAATCATGTTGCCCTGGCCATTGGCCACAGTGCCCGTGACACCTTTGAGATGTTGAAGGCGCAGGGTGTCTATATCGAGCCGAAGCCGTTCTCGATTGGCTTCCGTATCGAGCACCCGCAGTCGATGATCGACGATTGTCGCTTCGGCCCTAACGCCGGCAATGAAATCCTCGGCGCCGCCGATTATAAGTTGGTGCATCACTGTGATAATGGCCGTTCAGTCTACAGTTTTTGTATGTGCCCTGGCGGTACCGTAGTCGCAGCGACCTCGGAAGAGGGGCGGGTGGTGACCAACGGTATGAGCCAGTATTCGCGTAACGAGCGCAATGCCAATGCGGCGATCGTAGTCGGTATCGACCCCAGCGATTTCCCCAGTGACGATGTGTTGGCCGGTATCGATTTGCAGCGAGACTTGGAAGAGCGTGCCTACCATCTTGGTGGCGGCGATTACACCGCACCGGGACAGTTGGTGGGTGATTTTCTTACCGGCACCGCCTCGACAGCTTTCGGTGAGGTTGAGCCCTCGTATAAGCCCGGTATTAAGCTGACGGATATGTCTGAGGTATTACCGGCCTATGCTATTGAAGCCATTCGTGAGGCGATTCCTGCGATGAATAAGAAGATTAAAGGCTTTGCCCGTGCCGATGCGATTTTAACCGGTGTCGAGACGCGTACCTCATCACCGATCTCTATTAAGCGCGATAAAAGCTACCAGAGCATCAATACCGCTGGGCTATACCCCGCCGGTGAAGGCGCCGGTTATGCCGGTGGCATTTTATCGGCGGCGGTCGATGGCTTGAAGGTCGGCGAGGCGATGGCAAAGCAGATGCTTAACATCGGCTGA
- a CDS encoding DUF1003 domain-containing protein produces MKKYFENLANALLGQKYGELSSGEKKVIDSIVENTSVTENINETFHEGLTFGQLAADKIAVFGGSWAFIGIFFAFITGWILLNTYWFIGASVFDPFPFILLNLGLSSLAAFQAPIIMMSQNRQASKDRLEQKATFEINLKLELELMRLHEKIDAMQTERKHV; encoded by the coding sequence GTGAAAAAATATTTTGAAAATCTAGCGAATGCACTGCTAGGCCAGAAGTACGGTGAATTGAGCTCTGGAGAGAAGAAGGTTATTGACAGTATCGTTGAGAACACCTCCGTCACTGAAAATATTAATGAAACATTTCATGAAGGTTTAACATTTGGTCAGCTAGCAGCTGATAAAATTGCTGTTTTTGGTGGTTCATGGGCATTCATTGGAATATTTTTTGCTTTTATTACTGGATGGATACTACTTAATACCTATTGGTTTATAGGCGCCTCTGTTTTTGATCCATTCCCTTTCATTTTACTTAATTTGGGGCTTTCAAGCTTGGCAGCTTTTCAGGCTCCGATTATTATGATGTCTCAAAACCGACAGGCATCTAAAGATAGGTTAGAGCAAAAGGCTACCTTTGAAATCAACCTAAAGCTTGAGCTGGAGTTAATGAGGCTGCATGAGAAAATTGATGCTATGCAGACGGAGAGAAAACACGTATGA
- a CDS encoding succinylglutamate desuccinylase/aspartoacylase family protein, which produces MKNINFEIGGHSLSPGEQKTIDIPLASMPTHNTIQMPIHVIHGKQKGPVLFISAAIHGDEINGVEIIRRLLKLKQLSKVKGTIVAIPIVNVHGFITNSRYLPDGRDLNRSFPGSSKGSLAGRMADTFFKEIVKKCTHGIDLHTAARHRDNLPQVRADLSNPEVKRLALIFGVPAVIDSKIRDGSLRAVAVENNIPVVLYEAGEALRFDEVSIRAGMRGIVNVMRELGMLAQSKTKESIKTPVISSNTSWVRAPFSGILRALVPLGAKAEKGSVLGVISDPLGANELQVIAPEDGIVIGRTNLPLIYEGDALFHLAFYKKKVDAVFDQVESFQEKLEPAAATQAPSDPEYSPIQ; this is translated from the coding sequence ATGAAGAATATAAATTTCGAGATTGGCGGGCATAGTTTAAGTCCGGGTGAGCAGAAAACCATTGATATTCCGCTCGCCTCAATGCCGACACATAATACGATCCAAATGCCGATTCATGTTATACATGGTAAGCAGAAAGGCCCTGTGTTGTTTATCAGTGCGGCCATTCACGGTGACGAAATAAATGGCGTGGAGATTATTCGTCGCTTATTGAAGCTTAAACAATTGAGTAAGGTTAAAGGGACAATAGTTGCAATTCCTATTGTGAATGTTCACGGTTTTATTACTAACTCACGTTACTTACCCGATGGTCGTGATTTGAACCGGTCATTTCCTGGCAGCAGTAAGGGGTCATTAGCTGGACGCATGGCCGACACTTTTTTTAAAGAGATTGTAAAAAAATGCACCCACGGTATCGATCTCCACACAGCTGCGCGACACAGAGATAATCTTCCTCAGGTTCGAGCCGATTTGAGTAATCCAGAAGTGAAACGTTTAGCGCTAATATTTGGTGTGCCTGCGGTAATCGATTCTAAAATTCGAGATGGTTCTTTACGCGCAGTTGCGGTGGAAAATAATATCCCAGTTGTGCTTTATGAAGCTGGTGAGGCACTTCGGTTTGATGAGGTTTCTATTCGAGCAGGAATGCGTGGCATTGTTAATGTGATGCGCGAGCTGGGTATGTTGGCACAATCTAAAACGAAAGAAAGCATTAAAACACCGGTTATATCCTCAAATACCTCTTGGGTGAGAGCGCCTTTTAGCGGAATTTTGCGGGCATTAGTTCCTTTGGGGGCAAAAGCAGAAAAAGGCAGTGTCTTAGGTGTTATTTCTGATCCCTTAGGTGCGAATGAGCTTCAGGTAATTGCCCCAGAAGACGGCATTGTCATTGGGCGTACTAATCTCCCTTTAATCTATGAAGGGGATGCACTATTTCACTTGGCTTTTTATAAGAAAAAAGTTGATGCCGTTTTTGATCAGGTGGAAAGCTTTCAGGAAAAGTTGGAGCCTGCAGCAGCCACGCAAGCCCCCTCAGACCCCGAGTATTCCCCTATCCAATAA